The following coding sequences are from one Archocentrus centrarchus isolate MPI-CPG fArcCen1 chromosome 4, fArcCen1, whole genome shotgun sequence window:
- the ak4 gene encoding adenylate kinase 4, mitochondrial isoform X1, which translates to MAKLFRAAIMGPPGSGKGTISKRIAQSFGLQYLSSGHFLREGIAAKTEAGLLVKTYVDRSMLVPDHVMTSLMLPRLKQLSNHSWLLDGFPRTLEQALALNSLYQLDLVISLNIPYETLKERLSDRWIHPASGRVYNMGFNPPRLQGKDDITGEPLIQHDDDKPEALMARLRQYKEVAKPVIDLYKSQGILHPFSGTDTDRIWPYINSLLSTKMDIQPSDACQPQTP; encoded by the exons ATGGCCAAGTTATTTCGAGCTGCTATCATGGGTCCACCGGGATCAGGAAAAGGAACGATATCCAAGAGGATTGCGCAAAGTTTTGGCCTGCAATATCTGTCCAGTGGTCATTTTCTACGAGAGGGCATAGCGGCAAAAACAG AGGCAGGCTTGCTGGTGAAGACCTATGTTGATAGGAGCATGCTGGTGCCTGACCATGTGATGACTAGCTTGATGCTGCCCAGACTGAAACAGCTGAGCAATCACAGCTGGCTGCTGGATG GTTTCCCCCGCACCCTTGAGCAGGCTCTGGCTCTCAACAGTTTGTATCAGCTAGACTTGGTCATCAGCCTTAACATCCCCTATGAGACTCTCAAGGAGAGACTGAGTGACCGGTGGATCCATCCAGCGAGTGGTAGAGTCTACAACATGGGCTTCAACCCTCCACGACTGCAG GGTAAGGATGACATCACAGGAGAGCCGCTGATTCAGCATGACGATGACAAGCCAGAAGCTCTGATGGCCAGACTGAGACAATACAAAGAAGTGGCAAAACCCGTCATTGATTTATACAA GTCACAAGGAATCCTGCACCCATTTTCCGGTACAGATACAGATCGGATTTGGCCTTATATCAATTCTCTCCTCAGCACCAAGATGGACATACAGCCATCAGATGCCTGCCAACCTCAGACACCCTGA
- the ak4 gene encoding adenylate kinase 4, mitochondrial isoform X2, with translation MAKLFRAAIMGPPGSGKGTISKRIAQSFGLQYLSSGHFLREGIAAKTGFPRTLEQALALNSLYQLDLVISLNIPYETLKERLSDRWIHPASGRVYNMGFNPPRLQGKDDITGEPLIQHDDDKPEALMARLRQYKEVAKPVIDLYKSQGILHPFSGTDTDRIWPYINSLLSTKMDIQPSDACQPQTP, from the exons ATGGCCAAGTTATTTCGAGCTGCTATCATGGGTCCACCGGGATCAGGAAAAGGAACGATATCCAAGAGGATTGCGCAAAGTTTTGGCCTGCAATATCTGTCCAGTGGTCATTTTCTACGAGAGGGCATAGCGGCAAAAACAG GTTTCCCCCGCACCCTTGAGCAGGCTCTGGCTCTCAACAGTTTGTATCAGCTAGACTTGGTCATCAGCCTTAACATCCCCTATGAGACTCTCAAGGAGAGACTGAGTGACCGGTGGATCCATCCAGCGAGTGGTAGAGTCTACAACATGGGCTTCAACCCTCCACGACTGCAG GGTAAGGATGACATCACAGGAGAGCCGCTGATTCAGCATGACGATGACAAGCCAGAAGCTCTGATGGCCAGACTGAGACAATACAAAGAAGTGGCAAAACCCGTCATTGATTTATACAA GTCACAAGGAATCCTGCACCCATTTTCCGGTACAGATACAGATCGGATTTGGCCTTATATCAATTCTCTCCTCAGCACCAAGATGGACATACAGCCATCAGATGCCTGCCAACCTCAGACACCCTGA